A genomic window from Gemmatimonadaceae bacterium includes:
- a CDS encoding response regulator codes for MRLLCADDEPDIRTILELALGLEPRIEAEILPSGAELLRRVKDHKPDAILLDAMMPELDGYETCRRLKADPETAHIPVVFLTARAQRGEQDTALEVGAVACLTKPFDPLTLAGELLVTLGQ; via the coding sequence ATGCGACTTCTTTGCGCCGACGACGAACCGGACATCCGGACCATCCTGGAGCTCGCCCTCGGGCTGGAACCCCGCATCGAGGCCGAGATCCTGCCCTCAGGTGCCGAACTGCTCCGGCGAGTGAAGGACCACAAGCCGGATGCCATTCTGCTCGACGCGATGATGCCGGAACTGGACGGCTACGAGACCTGCCGCCGCCTCAAGGCCGACCCGGAGACGGCACATATCCCGGTCGTCTTCCTCACCGCCCGTGCCCAGCGCGGAGAACAGGATACCGCGCTTGAGGTCGGCGCGGTGGCCTGCCTGACCAAGCCGTTTGACCCGCTCACGCTCGCCGGCGAGCTTCTCGTCACCCTCGGACAGTAG